In bacterium, a genomic segment contains:
- a CDS encoding ABC transporter ATP-binding protein, whose translation MGNDADSTKVSPPAVGLRGATKRYGGLAAVDGVDLAVRPGELFGLLGPNGAGKTTTINLIAGYIAPDAGEVRLDGLPPTRPEARRRLGLAPQEIALYDGLTARENLAFFGSLYGLTRRELAQRVDWALDVAGLKDRAHEPVKRFSGGMARRLNLVCALVHRPEILLADEPTAGVDPQSRAHIFDTIRSLAAEGTTVVYTTHYMEEASALCERIAILDHGKLLALGTEEELLKLSGERTRLDFELTGGEILDDLDKRLRGLAGVIELAASDGRLTLFTDPAARVLASAVGLLNGAGLRVGGVDIVRADLETVFLSLTGRALRDGG comes from the coding sequence ATGGGCAACGACGCCGATTCTACCAAAGTCTCGCCGCCCGCGGTGGGGCTGCGCGGGGCGACCAAGCGCTACGGCGGGCTGGCCGCCGTGGACGGGGTGGACCTCGCCGTCCGCCCCGGCGAGCTTTTCGGCCTGCTCGGTCCCAACGGCGCCGGGAAAACCACCACCATCAACCTCATCGCGGGCTACATCGCCCCGGACGCGGGGGAGGTGCGGCTGGACGGCCTGCCCCCGACGCGGCCCGAGGCGCGGCGCAGGCTGGGCCTGGCCCCCCAGGAAATCGCCCTCTACGACGGGCTCACCGCCCGCGAGAACCTGGCCTTCTTCGGCTCCCTCTACGGCCTCACGCGGCGGGAGCTCGCGCAACGGGTGGACTGGGCCCTCGATGTGGCGGGGCTCAAGGACCGGGCGCACGAGCCGGTGAAGCGCTTCTCCGGCGGCATGGCCCGGAGGCTGAACCTCGTGTGCGCCCTCGTCCACCGCCCGGAAATCCTTCTGGCCGACGAGCCCACCGCCGGGGTGGACCCCCAGTCGCGGGCCCACATCTTCGACACCATCCGCTCCCTCGCCGCCGAAGGCACCACCGTCGTCTACACCACGCACTACATGGAGGAGGCCTCGGCGCTCTGCGAGCGCATCGCCATCCTGGACCACGGGAAGCTCCTGGCGCTGGGCACCGAGGAGGAATTGCTGAAACTCTCCGGGGAGCGGACGCGGCTGGACTTCGAGCTGACGGGCGGGGAGATTTTGGACGACCTCGATAAACGGCTGCGGGGGCTGGCGGGGGTCATCGAGCTGGCCGCCTCCGACGGGCGGCTGACGCTCTTCACCGACCCCGCGGCGCGGGTGCTGGCGTCGGCGGTGGGGCTATTGAACGGCGCGGGCCTGCGGGTGGGCGGTGTGGACATCGTCCGGGCCGACCTGGAGACGGTTTTCCTCTCCCTCACCGGCCGCGCCCTGCGCGACGGCGGTTAG